In the genome of Gloeomargarita sp. SRBZ-1_bins_9, one region contains:
- a CDS encoding DUF4855 domain-containing protein translates to MSYLAPRQPTYNYLQHLVLMYGHASRPWTVPDLQFYVAHQSPQGTWHDWLFDSFLFLNITSSTGRDYRADVNLGTTMSGEGDFFAVCSPQPAGVQEWEELLDFYAQTLRTLDQTIAELLPHIPQPLPHKRNAVLMIPYPHITQTDFGYQGWNFSTQGQNLDRATRQRLAACQWFISELQKRLPRLQYVHILGMYWMFETVFRCWDVDDHWLLKELRRFIHQMGWAFCWIPFYSSYNLHLLDDYQNYYFDLAFLQPNYMFYQRGVNLAQAAQAAQQRNAGIEIEYYLELDEPIAVQGERQRRFREYLNGGVLYGYMTESACAYFLGQRSLERMAVHDDPLEREFYQDLYDFLQGQYTPKPLP, encoded by the coding sequence ATGTCCTACCTTGCCCCCCGTCAGCCCACGTACAACTATCTGCAGCACCTTGTCCTGATGTACGGCCATGCCAGCCGGCCCTGGACGGTTCCCGATTTACAGTTCTACGTGGCCCATCAATCCCCCCAGGGGACCTGGCATGACTGGCTATTTGATTCGTTTCTGTTTTTGAACATCACCAGTAGCACCGGGCGGGACTATCGCGCCGATGTCAACCTGGGCACCACCATGAGCGGCGAAGGGGACTTCTTTGCCGTTTGTTCGCCCCAGCCTGCCGGTGTCCAGGAGTGGGAAGAACTGTTGGATTTTTACGCCCAAACCCTGCGCACTCTCGACCAAACCATTGCCGAGTTGCTCCCCCATATCCCCCAGCCCTTGCCCCACAAGCGCAACGCTGTTTTGATGATTCCCTATCCCCACATCACCCAGACGGACTTCGGCTATCAGGGCTGGAACTTTTCCACCCAAGGCCAAAACCTAGACCGGGCCACCCGCCAACGCCTGGCCGCTTGCCAGTGGTTTATCAGTGAATTGCAAAAGCGCCTACCCCGTTTACAGTACGTGCACATCCTGGGGATGTACTGGATGTTTGAGACGGTGTTTCGCTGTTGGGATGTGGATGACCACTGGCTGCTCAAGGAATTGCGCCGCTTTATCCACCAAATGGGCTGGGCGTTTTGTTGGATCCCCTTCTACAGCAGCTACAACCTGCACCTCCTCGACGACTACCAAAACTACTACTTTGACCTGGCGTTTTTGCAACCCAACTACATGTTCTACCAGCGGGGGGTGAATCTGGCCCAGGCCGCCCAGGCCGCCCAGCAACGCAACGCCGGCATCGAGATCGAGTACTACCTGGAGTTGGACGAACCGATTGCCGTCCAAGGGGAACGCCAGCGCCGCTTCCGGGAATACCTCAATGGGGGAGTACTCTACGGCTATATGACCGAATCGGCCTGCGCTTACTTTCTCGGGCAACGCTCCCTCGAGCGCATGGCGGTCC